From one Alicyclobacillus acidocaldarius subsp. acidocaldarius Tc-4-1 genomic stretch:
- a CDS encoding MinD/ParA family ATP-binding protein has translation MQHVKNTLGLSTLYCTLDTLAPEQFEGLRQQGYDDVVPYPPAVEYARRWEREVNTENPTTLASLVSQRRKTTYTAYVESKPFQPPAPTPRRATVICVTGVKGGVGKTTMAVLLANAMVARGKRIVVAELDPYGNLANLFRVERTVTADRFETLPDVLTDPELEQNMLRTPAGWWLIPKGDRPLGLSKDGVARLIHLVGLYADALILDTHAGHLMSTVVAMREADRVLGVTTADRTTWTDLRAFLHMSERPVYLVLNRVRERPRKAAAISAFLQKEIGFRVAAIVHEDDTLYQRVQQGLTPLGSRKTNARIHQLIQTLSISTKEAKSHEA, from the coding sequence GTGCAACACGTCAAGAACACGTTGGGCCTGTCAACACTTTACTGCACACTGGATACGTTGGCGCCCGAGCAATTTGAAGGCTTGCGGCAACAGGGATACGACGACGTGGTGCCCTATCCGCCTGCGGTGGAGTATGCACGTCGTTGGGAACGCGAGGTGAATACCGAGAATCCAACGACCTTGGCGAGTCTCGTGAGTCAACGCCGAAAAACGACGTACACAGCGTATGTGGAATCCAAGCCCTTTCAACCACCTGCGCCAACGCCTCGCAGAGCCACCGTCATTTGCGTGACAGGGGTCAAGGGGGGTGTCGGAAAAACTACCATGGCAGTGCTGCTTGCCAATGCGATGGTCGCACGGGGAAAGCGGATCGTGGTCGCGGAACTCGACCCGTATGGAAACCTGGCCAATCTATTTCGTGTGGAACGCACGGTGACCGCAGACCGTTTCGAAACACTCCCAGACGTCTTGACTGATCCTGAGCTAGAGCAAAACATGTTGCGGACACCCGCAGGATGGTGGTTGATTCCCAAGGGAGATCGTCCGCTCGGATTAAGCAAAGACGGCGTGGCACGACTGATTCATCTCGTGGGACTGTATGCGGATGCGCTGATTCTGGATACCCATGCTGGGCACCTGATGTCGACCGTGGTGGCAATGCGCGAAGCCGATCGGGTGCTGGGCGTAACGACGGCGGATCGTACCACGTGGACCGATTTGCGCGCGTTCCTGCACATGAGTGAGCGTCCTGTGTATCTGGTGTTGAATCGCGTGCGTGAGCGTCCGCGAAAAGCCGCAGCCATCAGTGCATTTTTGCAGAAGGAGATTGGCTTTCGGGTTGCGGCCATCGTCCATGAAGATGACACGCTTTACCAGCGCGTGCAACAAGGATTGACGCCGTTAGGTTCTCGCAAAACGAATGCTCGCATTCATCAGTTGATTCAAACACTCTCCATTTCGACGAAGGAGGCGAAATCGCATGAAGCGTAG
- a CDS encoding EAL domain-containing protein produces MTMRLQPIVRIPQRTCVGHELLIAHPRDTLNLVAQAGLLGELDRYIVHTARKLAQERQDYVFVNVTSELLNARSLPFDHRDSLRGLVLEITERGRLDVEAAAAYLEPFRKRGLEVALDDLGTGYNGFSRWSVLRPEWIKATWSEELLDFFPMLIAMARRLGARFIVERVEMPEQESWLVELGVEYGQGFLYGRPIPLGAVS; encoded by the coding sequence ATGACCATGCGCCTTCAGCCCATCGTGCGCATTCCTCAGCGCACATGTGTCGGACACGAATTGCTCATCGCGCATCCGCGGGATACGTTGAATCTCGTAGCCCAAGCCGGATTGTTGGGGGAGTTGGACCGATACATTGTGCATACGGCGCGAAAACTTGCGCAGGAGCGTCAGGACTACGTCTTCGTCAACGTCACTTCGGAGCTCTTAAACGCGCGTTCTCTCCCCTTTGATCACAGAGATTCACTGCGCGGGTTGGTGCTTGAAATCACAGAACGCGGCCGCCTCGATGTGGAGGCGGCCGCGGCATATTTGGAACCCTTCCGAAAACGTGGGCTCGAAGTGGCTCTGGACGATCTGGGCACAGGTTACAACGGATTCTCAAGGTGGAGTGTCCTTCGTCCCGAGTGGATCAAAGCCACATGGAGCGAGGAGCTGTTGGACTTTTTTCCAATGCTCATTGCAATGGCCCGTCGCTTAGGCGCGCGTTTCATTGTGGAGCGTGTTGAAATGCCAGAACAAGAATCGTGGCTCGTGGAACTCGGTGTGGAATATGGGCAGGGATTCTTATATGGACGACCGATCCCGCTGGGGGCAGTGTCATGA
- a CDS encoding ParM/StbA family protein, whose translation MIVGVDLGYGWIKATNGERQVRFPAVVCDAHELIMADLFQSPEYEAFIETASGTRRVFVGELARREGVTALNLATKKYEDGDTEALWLVTLALLGQEGEPLHVVTGLPLAHFESQREALKERLLHLRGRVTVQDRTMEVAPQSVRVIPQAMGAMIGTLLDPTTLELRNPAWIDQGGYLLLVDVGTRTTGFVTFETKPELRLISRLSDSVDVGVHDLYLALAGIFRQRTGETPPLSDPIYDELYTHGEVYYGGRVVSIEPERSRHMERMGQLIARRIQEHLGADAMKRIHTVFLAGGGYRLAQSVLQQIFPRVYVVPDPQLANAEGYRLYGLTREGGGTP comes from the coding sequence ATGATTGTGGGTGTGGATCTGGGGTACGGGTGGATCAAAGCCACGAACGGGGAGCGTCAGGTACGCTTCCCCGCGGTGGTTTGCGATGCGCATGAGCTCATCATGGCGGACTTGTTCCAATCGCCGGAGTACGAAGCATTCATAGAGACAGCTTCAGGAACTCGGCGAGTGTTTGTGGGGGAATTGGCGAGGCGTGAGGGCGTGACGGCGCTGAATCTCGCGACGAAGAAGTACGAGGACGGGGATACGGAAGCCCTGTGGCTGGTGACACTCGCACTCCTGGGGCAGGAAGGAGAGCCGCTGCATGTCGTGACAGGTCTGCCGCTCGCGCACTTCGAATCGCAACGGGAAGCGTTGAAGGAGCGCCTGCTGCACCTGCGCGGACGAGTGACCGTGCAGGATCGAACTATGGAGGTCGCGCCGCAAAGCGTGCGCGTGATCCCGCAGGCAATGGGGGCGATGATCGGGACGTTGCTCGACCCGACCACGCTCGAGTTACGGAATCCTGCGTGGATCGACCAAGGAGGCTATCTCTTGCTGGTGGATGTAGGCACGCGTACCACGGGGTTTGTCACATTCGAGACCAAACCCGAGTTGCGACTCATCAGCCGCTTGTCGGATTCGGTGGACGTCGGCGTTCACGATTTATATTTGGCGCTCGCCGGGATCTTTCGTCAGCGAACGGGGGAAACCCCTCCACTTTCCGATCCCATCTACGATGAACTTTACACACATGGAGAAGTTTACTACGGGGGACGGGTTGTATCCATCGAACCTGAACGATCTCGACACATGGAGCGCATGGGGCAGCTCATCGCGCGGCGCATCCAAGAACATCTGGGGGCGGATGCGATGAAACGTATTCACACGGTGTTTCTGGCTGGTGGAGGATACCGTCTGGCTCAGAGTGTTCTCCAGCAAATCTTTCCACGGGTCTACGTTGTGCCCGATCCCCAACTCGCCAATGCTGAGGGCTATCGCTTGTATGGCTTGACGCGCGAAGGGGGAGGCACGCCATGA
- a CDS encoding AAA family ATPase — translation MLALLCASGAEGILEQCDGILDVRLVTAMSELRRYVATGYVEGIVVDARLGVTEAVRQRVPQVPIYEFTPPFDLAAVMRWEEQLRMRRNSSSETSAPSQTTTENSTSSTSEPIASNPTPSLPTSSPEVLTKVTTENVSQTERSTLSSASGTSPPHHPIEELRRTSRPAVRRRVIPVLMLDSPKGGAGRSTLGAHTAYYAALKGKRVAVIDLDVNGDIAQKFGFTDAQDVRGWRGGSVEEAVRDGVCLLHESGLHLFPSPQSPEVVLQSPEDAEYLVNLCLEEMDVVLLDMPQGWTPIHQAVLPYTTKVMLVVNPAVDQLARIQEHADKLAFSGLDASGGVGLRQQVQACACG, via the coding sequence ATGCTGGCACTCCTTTGTGCAAGTGGCGCAGAAGGGATCTTGGAGCAGTGCGACGGGATCCTGGATGTGCGACTCGTGACGGCGATGAGCGAGTTGCGACGGTACGTGGCCACAGGGTACGTGGAAGGCATTGTCGTCGACGCCAGATTGGGCGTCACGGAAGCTGTCCGACAGCGTGTACCGCAGGTGCCCATTTACGAATTCACGCCACCATTTGATCTGGCGGCGGTGATGCGATGGGAAGAGCAGTTGCGCATGCGTCGGAATTCATCGTCAGAAACGTCGGCTCCTTCGCAAACCACAACGGAGAATTCGACAAGTTCCACGTCGGAACCTATCGCTTCGAATCCAACGCCATCACTGCCAACTTCATCGCCGGAAGTGTTGACCAAGGTTACAACTGAGAACGTTTCGCAAACTGAGCGTTCGACGTTATCTAGCGCATCGGGAACATCTCCACCGCATCATCCCATCGAGGAACTCCGACGAACATCGCGACCTGCCGTGCGTAGACGCGTCATTCCAGTGTTGATGCTTGACAGTCCCAAGGGCGGCGCTGGAAGGTCAACGCTCGGCGCGCACACAGCGTACTACGCGGCGCTAAAAGGCAAACGCGTGGCCGTAATTGATTTGGACGTCAATGGTGACATTGCACAAAAGTTTGGTTTCACAGATGCGCAGGATGTGCGCGGTTGGCGCGGCGGATCGGTGGAGGAGGCTGTGCGAGATGGGGTGTGTTTATTGCACGAGTCCGGGCTGCATCTCTTTCCCTCGCCCCAAAGTCCTGAAGTGGTGCTTCAGTCACCGGAGGATGCGGAGTACTTGGTAAACCTGTGTCTCGAAGAGATGGATGTGGTGCTCCTCGACATGCCGCAGGGATGGACGCCGATCCATCAGGCGGTGTTGCCGTACACCACGAAAGTCATGCTGGTGGTCAATCCCGCCGTCGACCAGTTAGCCAGAATCCAGGAACATGCGGACAAACTCGCATTCTCGGGCCTAGACGCGTCTGGGGGTGTCGGCCTTCGTCAACAAGTCCAAGCGTGCGCGTGCGGATGA
- a CDS encoding CpaF family protein produces MPNLQEIERVQTQMEQMLKEDPRDDFYREASEHHKKLMAEIRRRQEWWRDLPPRRAAYAYLGKIAGELGIPPNYREYVITMALNDMYSYGKIQHLIDDPLVSDIQIYGEHFTFYIKEGKRYISTEGYMDNEEVLTFVQKKLSGTNYRFDMTNPSTDAILPDGYRMHVVGGPAGWTLPEDEDGRRLEKDCLIVTIRKPLRNFTLQELLSLHVFDEKIYLFFQWMQRLARSFVVVGGTGSSKSTLMAALLGLIPPDRMSCVIEEMPELQPLCAWAARLYERAPNAEGRGAVRMAQQIVNTLRMMFDNVYIGEVRTSIVLWEFFQAAATVTYQTATTLHVAGFANAGAAIRRMAALLSSHESRPSTAMVGDLISMSVRHIISMRSVPERGGKRVVEIAEVLPYEPREQRIPYVTLAKWDPRTDSWVFHGITEQMAEEAALHGHTISELPILETPNVQYVYL; encoded by the coding sequence ATGCCGAATCTCCAAGAAATTGAGCGCGTCCAAACGCAAATGGAACAAATGTTGAAAGAAGATCCACGTGATGACTTTTATCGTGAAGCGAGCGAACATCACAAAAAGCTGATGGCCGAAATCCGTCGGCGCCAGGAATGGTGGCGGGACTTGCCGCCTCGTCGCGCGGCCTACGCGTATTTGGGCAAGATTGCGGGCGAGCTCGGGATCCCTCCCAACTATCGTGAGTATGTCATTACCATGGCGCTCAACGATATGTACTCGTATGGTAAAATCCAACATCTGATCGATGATCCGCTCGTTTCGGACATTCAAATTTACGGAGAACATTTCACCTTCTACATCAAGGAAGGCAAGAGATACATATCCACTGAGGGGTACATGGATAACGAAGAAGTATTGACTTTTGTTCAGAAAAAGTTGTCAGGAACAAATTATCGATTTGACATGACCAATCCATCTACGGACGCCATTCTTCCGGACGGGTATCGGATGCATGTGGTGGGCGGACCTGCAGGATGGACACTGCCAGAAGACGAGGACGGGCGTCGGCTGGAGAAGGATTGTTTGATCGTGACGATTCGTAAACCGCTTCGGAATTTCACGTTGCAGGAACTTCTCTCGCTGCACGTCTTCGACGAGAAAATCTATCTGTTCTTTCAGTGGATGCAGCGCTTGGCGAGATCGTTTGTGGTGGTGGGTGGCACCGGTTCATCCAAGTCGACGCTGATGGCTGCGCTTTTGGGATTGATTCCGCCCGATCGAATGAGTTGCGTTATTGAGGAAATGCCTGAACTCCAGCCTCTGTGCGCTTGGGCGGCAAGGTTGTATGAACGAGCGCCGAATGCGGAAGGTCGCGGTGCGGTACGCATGGCGCAACAGATCGTCAACACGCTGCGGATGATGTTCGACAACGTTTATATCGGTGAGGTTCGAACGAGCATCGTATTGTGGGAGTTCTTCCAAGCCGCGGCGACGGTGACGTATCAGACGGCAACAACCCTTCATGTGGCCGGATTCGCAAACGCTGGCGCAGCGATTCGGCGAATGGCAGCGTTGCTTTCGAGTCACGAATCCAGGCCATCGACTGCGATGGTGGGGGACCTGATTTCCATGAGTGTACGGCACATTATCAGCATGCGCTCAGTGCCGGAGCGCGGAGGCAAGCGTGTCGTGGAAATTGCGGAAGTCCTGCCGTATGAGCCGCGTGAACAGCGCATCCCCTACGTGACCCTTGCGAAGTGGGATCCGCGAACGGATAGTTGGGTGTTCCACGGAATAACTGAACAAATGGCTGAAGAAGCTGCGCTTCATGGCCATACGATCTCCGAGTTGCCGATCCTCGAAACCCCGAACGTGCAATACGTCTACTTATGA